One Polaribacter sp. KT25b DNA segment encodes these proteins:
- the feoB gene encoding ferrous iron transport protein B — protein sequence MSKNDIKVALIGNPNTGKTSLFNQLTGLNQKVGNYPGVTVDKKEGISKLSATQNAIITDLPGTYSINPTSLDESIVLKTLLKKDIKESPDVILVVADVENLKRNLLLFSQIKDLEIPTVLAINMVDQMHRKGISIDLSLLKKELNTEVVLISARKNEGIKEVKEAIIRCHVAAKASPLCGINHKIDPDYFHKLKEISPNYTLYELWLMVTQSNFPETITKEEREKLLAFKQDVSKLKKYQHKETIYRYQEINKILKKTYIVDKTKATDLRGRLDRIFTHKIFGYVLFSLILLVIFQSIFDLASVPMDLIDGVFAQIADFAKSNLPTGVFTDLLAEGIIPGIGGVIIFIPQIAILFLFIAILEETGYMSRVVFLMDKIMRRFGMNGKSVIPLISGTACAIPAIMATRTIASWKERLITILVVPFTTCSARLPVYAILIALIIPDKKIFGFLNLQGLVLLSLYALGFASAIIAAYILHKTLKVESKSFFVVEMPNYKLPSVKNLFFEVVEKTKAFVFGAGKIILALSIILWFLASNGGSSYENAEKSVVENVDNQNLNDDEIQQKIASLKLENSYIGILGKTIEPVIKPLGYDWKIGIALITSFAAREVFVGTLATIYSVESDDENTSTIKQKMASEINPDTGEKRFNFPVGMSLMVFYAFAMQCMATLAIVKRETKSWKWPLIQLFGLAFLAYVSSFLTYQILS from the coding sequence ATGTCTAAAAACGATATAAAAGTTGCTCTAATAGGGAACCCTAATACAGGAAAAACTTCACTCTTTAATCAACTTACAGGATTAAATCAAAAAGTTGGTAATTATCCAGGAGTTACTGTAGATAAAAAGGAAGGAATTAGTAAATTATCTGCAACTCAAAATGCAATTATTACAGATTTACCAGGAACTTACAGCATAAACCCAACTTCATTAGATGAAAGCATTGTTTTAAAAACATTGCTTAAAAAAGATATTAAAGAATCGCCAGATGTAATTTTGGTAGTTGCAGATGTTGAGAATTTAAAGAGAAATCTATTGTTGTTTTCTCAAATAAAAGATTTAGAAATTCCTACAGTTTTGGCTATTAATATGGTAGATCAAATGCATAGAAAAGGAATTTCTATTGATTTATCGCTACTAAAAAAAGAATTAAATACAGAAGTAGTTTTAATTAGTGCCAGAAAAAATGAAGGAATTAAAGAAGTAAAAGAAGCAATTATTCGTTGCCATGTTGCAGCAAAAGCTTCTCCTTTATGTGGTATTAATCATAAAATTGATCCAGACTATTTTCATAAATTAAAAGAAATTAGCCCTAATTATACTTTGTATGAATTATGGTTAATGGTTACTCAAAGTAATTTTCCAGAAACGATTACAAAAGAAGAAAGAGAAAAACTTTTAGCTTTTAAGCAAGATGTCTCTAAATTAAAGAAATATCAACATAAAGAAACTATTTATAGGTATCAAGAAATTAATAAAATTTTAAAGAAAACTTATATTGTAGATAAAACGAAAGCAACTGATTTACGAGGTAGGTTAGACAGAATTTTTACACATAAAATTTTTGGTTATGTTTTATTTAGTTTGATTTTACTTGTAATTTTTCAATCTATTTTTGATTTAGCATCTGTGCCAATGGATCTTATAGATGGGGTTTTTGCACAAATAGCAGATTTTGCTAAAAGCAATTTGCCAACAGGAGTTTTTACAGATTTATTGGCAGAAGGTATTATTCCTGGAATTGGAGGTGTTATTATATTTATTCCGCAAATAGCAATTCTATTTTTATTCATTGCCATTTTAGAAGAAACAGGTTATATGAGTAGAGTTGTTTTTTTAATGGATAAAATTATGAGACGTTTTGGAATGAATGGAAAAAGTGTAATTCCGTTAATTTCTGGTACAGCATGTGCAATTCCTGCAATTATGGCAACAAGAACTATTGCTAGTTGGAAAGAGCGTTTAATTACCATTTTAGTTGTTCCGTTTACAACTTGTTCTGCAAGGTTACCTGTGTATGCAATATTGATTGCGTTGATAATTCCTGATAAAAAAATCTTTGGTTTTTTAAATCTTCAAGGTTTGGTATTACTTTCTTTATATGCTTTAGGTTTTGCTTCTGCAATAATTGCTGCTTATATTTTGCACAAAACTTTAAAAGTAGAATCAAAATCATTTTTTGTGGTAGAGATGCCAAATTATAAATTGCCATCTGTAAAAAATTTGTTTTTTGAAGTTGTTGAAAAAACCAAAGCTTTTGTTTTTGGTGCTGGGAAAATTATTTTAGCATTGTCTATTATTTTATGGTTTTTAGCATCAAACGGAGGTTCTAGTTATGAAAATGCAGAGAAATCTGTTGTTGAAAATGTCGATAATCAGAATTTAAATGATGATGAGATTCAACAAAAAATTGCTTCTTTAAAATTAGAAAATTCTTACATAGGAATTCTTGGAAAAACAATAGAACCTGTAATAAAACCTTTAGGTTACGACTGGAAAATAGGAATAGCGTTAATAACATCATTTGCAGCAAGAGAGGTTTTTGTAGGTACACTTGCAACAATTTATAGTGTAGAGTCTGATGATGAAAATACATCAACAATTAAGCAAAAAATGGCATCAGAAATAAATCCTGATACTGGTGAAAAACGTTTTAATTTTCCTGTTGGGATGTCTTTAATGGTTTTTTATGCATTTGCAATGCAATGTATGGCAACTTTAGCCATTGTAAAACGTGAAACTAAAAGTTGGAAATGGCCTTTAATTCAGTTGTTTGGATTAGCATTTTTAGCCTATGTTTCGTCATTTTTAACCTATCAAATTTTAAGCTAA
- a CDS encoding FeoA family protein, which yields MSTIADLHIGEIGYISEDSLDFIPLKLLEMGCLPGAEVQLIQFAPLKDPLYICVNGSHLAIRKETADQIKILKNE from the coding sequence TTGAGCACAATAGCAGATTTACATATTGGAGAAATAGGATATATTTCTGAAGATTCACTAGATTTTATTCCTTTAAAGTTATTAGAAATGGGCTGTTTGCCGGGTGCAGAAGTTCAACTAATTCAGTTTGCGCCTTTAAAAGATCCACTTTATATCTGTGTTAACGGGAGTCATTTGGCAATTAGAAAAGAAACCGCAGATCAAATTAAAATACTAAAAAACGAGTAA
- a CDS encoding SCO family protein, whose amino-acid sequence MDFNFFKKSKLTIIFILVFSAISIPVFYHLVKVDKKLKVYNPADVNPSLVDVSLKHITKDHTISDFELINQNGEIITNNNYKNKIYVADFFFTRCQTICIAMAYNMSELQEYYKNDKDIMFLSHSVTPVIDSVSVLKEYADRKGVIDGKWNVTTGSKKHIYELARKSYFAVLESGDGGEDDFIHTEQFVLVDKERRIRGYYDGTEKKDMDKLKNDIALLKEEYTNK is encoded by the coding sequence ATGGACTTCAATTTTTTTAAAAAAAGCAAATTAACAATCATTTTTATACTTGTTTTTTCGGCAATATCAATTCCTGTTTTTTATCATTTAGTAAAGGTTGATAAAAAACTAAAAGTGTATAACCCTGCTGATGTAAACCCTAGTTTGGTAGATGTTTCTTTAAAGCATATTACAAAAGATCATACAATTTCAGATTTTGAACTTATTAATCAGAATGGAGAAATTATTACCAATAACAACTATAAAAATAAAATTTATGTAGCAGATTTCTTTTTTACACGTTGTCAAACGATTTGCATTGCAATGGCTTATAATATGAGCGAATTGCAAGAATATTATAAGAACGACAAGGATATTATGTTTTTGTCTCATTCTGTAACGCCTGTTATTGACAGCGTTTCTGTGTTAAAAGAATATGCAGATAGAAAAGGAGTTATTGATGGTAAATGGAATGTAACTACAGGTTCTAAAAAACACATTTATGAGTTGGCTAGAAAAAGTTATTTTGCTGTTTTAGAATCTGGTGATGGAGGTGAAGATGACTTTATTCATACAGAACAATTTGTGTTGGTTGATAAAGAAAGACGCATTCGCGGATATTATGATGGTACAGAAAAAAAAGATATGGACAAATTAAAGAATGATATCGCTCTTTTAAAAGAAGAATATACTAACAAATAA
- the rseP gene encoding RIP metalloprotease RseP, whose product MEILIKASQFILSLSLLIVLHELGHFIPAKLFKTRVEKFYLFFDYKVSLFKKKIGDTVYGIGWIPLGGYVKISGMIDESMDTEQMALPPQPWEFRSKPAWQRLIIMLGGVFVNFILGIFIYIMLMWSYGEQYLPNDNVKDGVWVQDSLAVNLGLQTGDKILTVDGDKIRNFSSLTLEFVNGNNFQIERNGEVIDKVIPTDFISQLMDRGKDAGAFIYPRYPFAIGKISEDSPNLNSELKPKDIVTSINGAPLKYYDEAEALLANHKGQKIKATVLRGKETKEISLKVTDEGKLGVAFSGIAFKDLEKLGYYDLADIEYSFAEAIPAGWNKSWKTLTDYVKQLKKIFNPSTGAYKGLGGFISIGSIFPDEWSAESFWNITAFLSIMLGFMNLLPIPALDGGHVVFTLWEIITGKKPGDKFLEYAQVVGFVLLIILLLFANGNDIFRLFK is encoded by the coding sequence ATGGAAATATTAATAAAAGCATCACAATTTATTTTAAGTTTATCTTTACTAATTGTTTTGCATGAATTAGGGCACTTTATCCCTGCAAAATTGTTTAAAACGAGAGTAGAAAAATTCTACTTATTCTTCGATTATAAAGTATCTCTTTTTAAGAAAAAAATAGGCGACACTGTTTATGGTATTGGTTGGATTCCTTTAGGAGGTTATGTAAAAATCTCTGGTATGATTGATGAAAGCATGGATACCGAACAAATGGCTTTACCGCCACAACCTTGGGAATTTAGATCTAAACCAGCTTGGCAACGTTTAATTATTATGTTAGGTGGTGTTTTTGTAAATTTTATATTAGGTATTTTTATATACATAATGTTAATGTGGTCTTATGGTGAACAATATTTACCAAATGACAACGTAAAAGATGGTGTTTGGGTACAAGATTCTTTGGCTGTTAACTTAGGTTTACAAACAGGTGATAAAATTCTAACTGTTGATGGAGATAAAATAAGAAACTTTTCTTCTTTAACTTTAGAGTTTGTTAACGGAAATAATTTTCAAATTGAAAGAAATGGCGAAGTTATAGACAAAGTTATTCCTACTGATTTTATTTCGCAATTAATGGACAGAGGTAAAGATGCTGGCGCTTTTATATATCCACGTTACCCTTTTGCAATTGGTAAAATCTCTGAAGATTCACCAAATTTAAATTCAGAATTAAAGCCAAAAGATATTGTTACAAGTATAAATGGTGCTCCTTTAAAATATTATGACGAAGCAGAAGCTCTGTTAGCAAACCATAAAGGTCAAAAAATTAAAGCGACCGTTTTAAGAGGAAAAGAAACAAAAGAAATTAGCTTAAAAGTTACAGATGAAGGAAAATTAGGCGTTGCTTTTTCTGGTATCGCTTTTAAAGATTTAGAAAAATTAGGATATTATGATTTAGCTGATATAGAATATTCTTTTGCTGAAGCAATACCTGCTGGATGGAATAAATCTTGGAAAACACTAACAGACTATGTTAAGCAATTAAAAAAGATTTTTAACCCAAGTACTGGCGCTTACAAAGGTTTAGGTGGTTTTATTTCTATTGGAAGTATTTTTCCTGATGAATGGAGTGCAGAATCTTTTTGGAATATTACAGCATTCTTATCAATCATGTTAGGTTTTATGAATTTACTACCAATTCCTGCTTTAGATGGTGGTCATGTAGTTTTTACTTTATGGGAAATAATTACAGGTAAAAAACCAGGTGATAAATTTTTAGAATATGCTCAAGTTGTTGGTTTTGTACTTTTAATAATACTACTACTTTTTGCAAACGGAAATGATATTTTTAGGTTGTTTAAATAA
- a CDS encoding flotillin family protein, whose amino-acid sequence MLNLIVLESSPFAGLVGIGIAILFIFIVLMTLIKRYKRCPSDRILVVYGKVGGGESAKCIHGGAAFIFPVIQDYEFLDLTPISIEVNLVNALSKQNIRVNVPSRFTIGVSTEPGIMQNAAERLLGLNQDNIQELAQEIIFGQLRLVVASMDIEEINNDRDKFLTNISQSVETELKKVGLKLINVNITDIVDESGYIQALGKEAAAHAINAARKSVAEKNRDGSIGEADAVQDERIKVSELQAKAKIGEAKAAQNERTQVAASMAEAKIGEANANQNERVQTANAIALAKIGEAEALKSERIKTSEANAQAITGENTAKISIAESDALRREREAEAEKRAVATEKIQAAKALEESYSAEKDAENARASRDKATKYADIVVPAEIAKAKVEIDAEAEAENIRRIAKGEADSIFLKAEAEAKGLYEVLTKQAEGLDQIVKAAGNNSKDAVLLLVADKLPELVRIQAEAIKNIKIDKITVWENGGGKDGKSSTSNFISGMYKSVPPLQEMFNMAGMELPEYLKGKEIPAALVEEKKETTEE is encoded by the coding sequence ATGTTAAATTTAATTGTATTAGAAAGCAGCCCATTTGCTGGATTAGTTGGAATAGGAATTGCAATTCTGTTCATATTTATAGTGTTAATGACACTTATAAAACGCTATAAAAGATGTCCTTCGGATAGGATTTTAGTAGTTTATGGAAAAGTAGGTGGCGGCGAATCTGCTAAATGTATTCATGGTGGAGCAGCTTTTATTTTTCCGGTAATTCAAGATTATGAGTTTTTAGATTTAACACCAATTTCTATAGAAGTAAATTTGGTAAATGCACTTTCTAAGCAAAATATTCGTGTAAATGTGCCAAGTAGATTTACAATTGGGGTTTCTACAGAGCCAGGAATTATGCAAAATGCAGCAGAAAGATTGTTAGGTTTAAATCAAGATAATATTCAAGAGTTAGCGCAAGAAATTATTTTTGGTCAATTACGTTTGGTAGTTGCGTCGATGGATATTGAAGAAATAAACAATGATCGTGATAAGTTTTTAACGAATATTTCTCAAAGTGTAGAAACCGAGTTAAAGAAAGTAGGTTTAAAATTAATTAACGTAAATATTACAGATATTGTTGATGAATCTGGTTATATACAAGCTTTAGGTAAAGAAGCTGCAGCACACGCAATTAATGCCGCACGTAAATCTGTTGCAGAAAAAAATAGAGATGGTTCTATTGGTGAGGCAGATGCTGTACAAGATGAAAGAATTAAAGTTTCTGAGTTACAGGCAAAAGCAAAAATTGGAGAAGCAAAAGCTGCTCAAAATGAAAGAACTCAAGTTGCAGCCTCAATGGCAGAAGCAAAAATTGGAGAAGCAAATGCAAATCAGAATGAAAGAGTGCAAACAGCAAACGCAATTGCATTGGCTAAAATTGGTGAAGCAGAAGCATTAAAATCAGAAAGAATAAAAACATCCGAAGCAAATGCACAAGCAATTACTGGAGAAAATACAGCAAAAATATCAATTGCAGAATCTGATGCTTTAAGAAGAGAACGAGAAGCAGAAGCAGAAAAAAGAGCTGTTGCTACAGAAAAAATACAAGCCGCAAAAGCGTTAGAAGAATCTTACTCAGCAGAAAAAGATGCAGAGAATGCACGTGCATCAAGAGATAAAGCAACTAAATATGCAGATATTGTTGTGCCGGCAGAAATTGCAAAAGCCAAGGTAGAAATTGATGCAGAAGCAGAAGCAGAAAATATTAGAAGAATTGCAAAAGGTGAAGCAGATTCAATTTTCTTAAAAGCAGAAGCAGAAGCAAAAGGGTTGTATGAAGTTTTAACAAAACAAGCAGAAGGTTTAGATCAAATTGTAAAAGCTGCTGGTAATAATTCTAAAGACGCGGTATTACTTTTAGTTGCTGATAAATTACCTGAGTTAGTTAGAATTCAAGCAGAAGCTATTAAAAATATTAAAATTGATAAAATTACTGTTTGGGAAAATGGTGGTGGAAAAGATGGTAAATCTTCTACATCAAACTTTATTTCTGGTATGTACAAATCTGTGCCACCTTTACAAGAAATGTTTAATATGGCAGGTATGGAATTGCCAGAATATTTAAAAGGAAAAGAAATTCCTGCTGCTTTAGTTGAAGAAAAAAAAGAAACAACTGAAGAATAA